Proteins co-encoded in one Muntiacus reevesi chromosome 13, mMunRee1.1, whole genome shotgun sequence genomic window:
- the PIK3IP1 gene encoding phosphoinositide-3-kinase-interacting protein 1 — MLLAWVRTILVSNMLLAEAYGAGGCFWDNGHLYRADQPSPAPGHRCLNWLDAQSGLAFAPESGAGNHSYCRNPDQDPRGPWCYVSREAGAPEKRPCEDLLCPDTISQGLPTSTTGTEEAAEVPGGDEVFAPANALPARSEAAAVQPVIGISQRVRVNSKEKKDLGTLGYVLGITMMVIIIVIGAGIVLGYTYKRGKDLKAQHEQKVCERELQRITLPLSAFANPTCEIVDEKTVVVHASQSPVDLQEGSAPLMGQAGTPGA; from the exons ATGCTGTTGGCCTGGGTGCGAACAATCCTCGTCAGCAACATGCTCCTGGCAGAAGCCTATGGAGCTGGAG GCTGCTTCTGGGATAACGGCCACCTGTACCGGGCGGATCAGCCCTCCCCCGCGCCAGGCCACCGCTGCCTCAACTGGCTGGACGCGCAGAGCGGCCTGGCATTTGCCCCAGAGTCGG gCGCCGGCAACCACAGCTACTGCCGGAACCCGGACCAGGACCCGCGCGGGCCCTGGTGCTACGTCAGCCGCGAGGCTGGAGCTCCCGAGAAGCGACCTTGCGAGGACCTGCTTTGCCCAG ATACCATTTCCCAGGGCCTGCCAACCTCCACAACAGGAACTGAGGAGGCTGCTGAAGTGCCAGGAGGAGATGAGGTGTTTGCTCCTGCCAACGCCCTGCCTGCCCGGAGCGAGGCTGCAGCCGTGCAGCCAGTGATTGGGATCAGCCAGCGGGTGCGGGTGAACTCCAAGGAGAAAAAGGACCTGGGAACCCTGG GCTACGTGCTGGGCATCACCATGATGGTGATCATCATCGTTATTGGAGCTGGAATCGTCCTTGGCTACACCTACAAGAG GGGCAAGGACCTGAAAGCCCAGCACGAGCAGAAAGTGTGCGAGCGGGAGCTGCAGCGGATCACCCTGCCCTTGTCTGCCTTCGCCAACCCCACCTGCGAGATCGTGGATGAGAAGACCGTTGTGGTTCACGCCAGCCAGAGTCCAGTCGACCTTCAGGAAGGCAGTGCCCCCCTCATGGGCCAGGCGGGCACTCCAGGTGCCTGA